The genomic segment GTCTCGGCGAGCCTGTAGTAGATGGCGTCGCCGGTCGGCGACCAGGCGGTGAAGCGGACGTGTAGGTATTGAGGCGGCGATTCGCCGTTTGCGTGCGATCCGTCTTCCCGTCGCGGGAGACCCATCCCACGTTCCAGATGCCGTCGCGCAGGCCGGCGAAGGCGATCTTCGAGCCGTCCGGCGAGAACGAGTAGGGCCAGCTCTGCCCCGGCCCGCGGGTCAGCTGGACTGGCGTCTCGCCGGTGGCGGGAACCGTGAAGACGTGGACGTCCTCTTCGCGCTTGGCCTCGAAGGCGAGCGTCGTGCCGTCGGGAGCCCAGCACGGGAACGCGGCGAGCTCGGTGTCGGAGGTGATCTGCCGCGGCGTCCCGCCGGGAGCTCGGCGACCCAGACGTTCAGCGTCGTCCTCCGCGGCTGGAGTGGAACGCGACCTTCGTGCCGTCCGGCGAGATGCGCATCGCGTCGTGCCCCGGCCGGTGTCGGCGACCACGTCCTCCCGCCGCCCCGTCGCGAGGTCGAGGGAGAAGAAGGCGCGGTGGCCGCGCCGGAGCGACATGAACCCGAGCCGGCGGTCTCCGCCGAACCAGTGCGGGTAGTCGTCGTCGGAGGGATCGGTCGTCTGAACGCCGTCTCCGCCGTCGGCGCTGACGATCCAGATGTCCTGGTTCGCGCCGGGCCTCCAGCGCCGGGAGAGCGCGATCTGCTTGCCGTCGTTCGAGACGGCTGACGGGGAGTTCCGCCCTGTCTCGCGCGTCACGGCCGATCCTGGGCCGCGCCTCTCCCCGCGCGTCGAGGCAATTTGGGGATGTTGCTGGCCATCGCGAGGCTGGCGTAGGCGAGCTTGGGTGCCGTCGCGCGAGACCGCCAGCTGCTTGACCCAGCCGAGCCCCGCGACACCGAACGTCGCGATCTCCTCCGGAGCGCGGAGGGCCTTCCCCTGTCTGTGTCGCGACCTGCGCCGGTAGACCTGACGCTCCAGTTTTCCGACCAGCACGGGAAGAGGACGGCGCCGCCGTCAGCCCCCGGTATACCGGGTCGTAGCATTCGCCCGTCTTTCGTCACCTTCGCCGGCCCCTGAGCCGTCCACGCCGACGGGCCCAGATCTCGGAGGACGTGCGGTTGTAGCTGGCGAAGGGCGGATCCAGCTTGCCGTCGGGCGACCAGGCTGCTGCGCCGTGCCTGCCGCTCGGGCGCCCCACCTGCGTCAGGGCAAGGCGCGGCGGCGAACCGTCGAGGGGGGCCGATCCAGGAGGACGGAGGGGGAGCGCGCCGAGCGAGTTCGCCGCGAAGTCGACCCCACCGACCCTGACTCCGAAGACGAGGGCCTTGCCGTCGGGCGAGAACGAGGGACGCGAGCCGAACGTCGTCACGGGCGCGGCACGCCACCGAGGGCGGCACGAGCCACACGCCGCCGACGCTCGGGACGTGGTAGGGGATCGTCTCGCCGTCGGGCGACCGGAAGCCGGGAGTGAGGTTCTGCCGGCCGGCCGTCGTGAGCTGATCTCACGGCTTCCCGATGCCAGGGGCCGGCGGTAGATTCCCGAATCCGTCCGACCGGTCGGACGCGTAGGCCAGGGCTCTGCCGTCGGGCGAGAAGGCGGGAAAGACGTCGAGGCCGGCGGATGAGGTCAGCTGGACTTCGGTCTGGAGGGGCGGCCCTCCCTGGAAGACCTGGCCCCCGCCCCGACCGAAACCAGGAGGAACGACGCACCGGCGACGGCCGTGCGAGGAGGCACGCCCCCACGGCGAAGAGCGAGTCCCGCCGTTCATGGCTTCCGGGGCCGGCAACGCTCGAGGGGGCGCTGACATCGTCGGGAACCGCGCGGGTACGCGGTGCGGGCGGGTGCGGCTGCGCCGAGCTCCCAGCCCCTGGTGGTGCCAGCACCGCCTCGATCGCGGCGGCTATCTCGCGCATCGAGGCGAATCAAGCTGGGCTAACCCCCGTGAGGGCCCGGTCCGCGACTTCGGCGAACCTCGACGACGCCGCTTCTGAAGCTTTGAATCGGCGGGTGCCTGAGGTGGAGGATGGCGTACATGACGTCGACCGCTGCCCCTTCGAAGGGGAGCTTTCCCGGCCAGGAGCTCGTAGAAGACGATGCCGAGGGAGAAAGATGTCGCTGCGCGCGTCGACCTTCTTCCCGCTCGCCTGCTCGGGGACATGTACTGCGCCGTGCCGACGACGAGATCCTGTCGGTCGTGAGCGACGGCTGGCTCCGTCGCCGGTCCTCCGGTACGGACTGACTTTCGCGAGGCCGAAGTCGAGAACGCGGATTCTTTCCGTCCCGGCCAACCATCAGGTTCGACGGATGTCGCGGTGGGAGGACCCCCGCCCGTGGGCGGCGACCAGTCCCTCCGCGGCCTGTGCGATCCAGCGCGCCGCCCTGGGGGCGGCGACCGGGCCCGAGAGGAGCATCGTCCTCGAGCGTCTCGGCCTCCGACGAACTCCTGGACGAGATACGGGACCCGCTCGTGCTCGCCGACGTCGTAGACGTGGACGAGGTTGGGGTGCGAGAGGAGGCCATGATCCGCCCTCGTTCTCGAACCGCGCGCGCCGGTCGGGCGTGCCGACGAGGTCTCCGGGCAGGGTCTTCAGCGCCACGATCCGGCCGAGCGACGTGTCCTCCGCGCGGTAGACCTCTCCCATCGCACCACTCCCGACGGAGGAGAGGATCCGGTACCGGCCCACGAGGGTACCGGGCGCAAGAGGACGTGAGGCTTCCGCGTTCATCGGCCTTCCAGAGATGCTCCATCGCCCTCGCAGGGGCACACTTCGAGATCTCCGTCGATCTTACTCTGGCGTCACGGTGACGGAGCGCGCCCTATACTCGCCAGCCGAGGCTCCGATGGACCACGACGACAGGGCGCTCCCGATGGCCCCGGCCCTCCCGGCGGACGGCCTCACCCTGCTCTTCTCGGTGCTTCTCCCCTTCCTGCCGCCGCCCGCAGCACGCCGCTCCGGAGCCCGAGCCGAGACCGGTGACGGCGCGGGGCGACCTCGCAGCGGACGAGAAGGCGACGATCGCCCTCTTTCGCGAGGCGAGCCCTCGGTCGTCTTCATCACGAGCCTCGCCCGCAGCCGGGCCGGCCTCTTCCGGATGGCCGAGATTCCCGGGGCGAAGGTTCGGGCTTCGTCTGGGACGCGGCCGGCCACGTCGTCACGAACTTCCACGTCATCCAGGGGCCTCTCCGCCCGCGTGACCCTCTCCGACGGCTCGACCTGATGGCTTCTCGTTCGTTGGAGCCGCTCCCGACCGCGACCTCGCCGTACTGCGCGTCTTCCCGACCGGCAAGGTGCTCACGCCGATCCTCGTCGGCACCTCGAAAGACCTCCTCGTCGGGCAGAAGGTCTTCGCCATCGGCAACCCGTTCGGCCTCGACCAGTCGCTCTCGACCGGTGTCGTGAGCGCCCTCGGGCGATCGATCGGAGTCGGTGACGGGACGGCAGATCGAGGGCGTCATCCAGACCGACGCCGCCATCAACCCGGGAACTCCGGGGACCGCTGCTCGACAGCGCGGGCCGCCTCATCGGCGTGAACACGGCTATCGCGTCGACGAGCGGGTCGAGCGCCGGCATCGGCTCGCGGTCCCGGTCGATACCGTGAACCAGATCGTCCCGCAGCTGATCCAGCACGGGCGCGTCATCCGCCCGCAGCTCGGCGTCACGCTGGCCGACGACGCCGTCGCCGCCCGTCTCGGCATCGAGGGCGCGCTCGTCCTGTCGGTGGCGCCGGGACGGGCGCCGCAGCGGGCAGGGCTGCGCGGGACGACGCGCGACGAGACCGGAGCGCTCGTCCTCGGCGACATCGTGACCCGGGCGGGCAGCGGGGAGGTCAGGTCGGCCGACGACCTGATCACCGCCCTCGAGGAGAGGAAACCCGGGGAGACGCTCGTCCTGCTCGTCCAGCGCGACGGCGAGGCCCGGCGCGTCGCCGTCACGCTCTCCGCGGCCCCCTGAAGCGGCGCCTCAGGCGGGCACGTCCGCCGGAAGACGGATCTCGAACGTCGAGCCGGTTCCGGGATCACTCTCCACGGTGACCCGCCCCCCCATCAGCTCGCAGAGCTGCCGGGTGATGGCGAGACCGAGGCCTGTGCCGCCCTCCCGCCGCGCCGTCGAGAGGTCGGCCTGCGAGAAGGGCTCGAAGATGTTCGCGAGCTCGTCCGGGTGAATGCCGACCCGGTGTCCGTGACGCGGAACGAGACCCACGACCGGCCCTTCGTCGACGAACCGGCGGACCTCCAGCTCGACCGTCCCGTCCTGCGTGAACCGGCAGGCGTTGGAAAGGAGGTTGAAGAGGCACTGGCGCACCTTCCGCGGGTCCGACGTCATCGTGTCCTCTCCGCGGGGCACCGGACGACCAGCGCGTTGCGGTTCTTCGCCAGGAGCGGCCTGACGATCGCGGTCGTCTCCTCGACGAGGAGAGCCAGTGGGAAGGTCGCGAGCTCGAGGTCGAGGCGCCCCGCCTCGACCTTGGGCAGGTCGAGAACCGAGCTGACGAGCTCGAGCTGGTGGAGGCCGCGGTGCGGACGCGCTCGAGGTCCCTCGCGAGGGCCGGCCGAGCCTTCCTCCGACGCCTCCTCCGAGAGCATCTCCGAGTAGCCGATGATCGCGTTCAGCGGCGTCCGCAGCTCGTGCGAGACGTTCGCCAGAAAACGGCTCTTCGTCCGGCTCGCCTCCTCGGCCTCGGCGGTGGCGCGCTCGGCGACCTCGCGGTGCCGCTCGGCATCGGCCCTCGCCTCCTCGGCCTTCGCGAGCGCCTCCTCGGCCCGAACCTTCTCCTCGGAGAGGCTGCGGGTCCGCTGCTCCACGA from the Holophagales bacterium genome contains:
- a CDS encoding PD40 domain-containing protein: MNGGTRSSPWGRASSHGRRRCVVPPGFGRGGGQVFQGGPPLQTEVQLTSSAGLDVFPAFSPDGRALAYASDRSDGFGNLPPAPGIGKP
- a CDS encoding PD40 domain-containing protein gives rise to the protein MTTFGSRPSFSPDGKALVFGVRVGGVDFAANSLGALPLRPPGSAPLDGSPPRLALTQVGRPSGRHGAAAWSPDGKLDPPFASYNRTSSEIWARRRGRLRGRRR
- a CDS encoding PD40 domain-containing protein, which gives rise to MTRETGRNSPSAVSNDGKQIALSRRWRPGANQDIWIVSADGGDGVQTTDPSDDDYPHWFGGDRRLGFMSLRRGHRAFFSLDLATGRREDVVADTGRGTTRCASRRTARRSRSTPAAEDDAERLGRRAPGGTPRQITSDTELAAFPCWAPDGTTLAFEAKREEDVHVFTVPATGETPVQLTRGPGQSWPYSFSPDGSKIAFAGLRDGIWNVGWVSRDGKTDRTQTANRRLNTYTSASPPGRRPATPSTTGSPRRPGTYGSSRCHVEGRPGEEAGGKP